aaatacatgtttcACGACTTGAAGTGGGATTTGCAAACTTTGCTTTGTGACGAGTAGGTCTCTATGCCAAATGATTCCTAAATTaatgagaaatgtgtaaaatatgaaCCTTCAAACATCAGCAGGTTAAAAGATCACCAGGATCATGCTTTTCTCTCAGTCAGTGCTGGCTGAATACCTGGTGTGTTCTGATATCTATCTTTATTGGCTCCTATTCACATTGTAAATTTGATTAATAGGGTTTCTCTGGCACAGGAGCATAGATGAATAAACTCTCAAATAACCAGCGACATATTCAAAAACATGGTTCGTATCTAACAGACAGGAAGTGTCTATTTGCACTTATAGTAAGAGCTTCTTTTCAGACCAGTGCGCTGCGAGGACAATTTACATACACACTAGTTGCTTAGgcaaatatatgaatttattgCCCTAAATATCTCGAGGACCTTCAGTTCAGCATTTCTGGTTTTCCACTTTTCCCAAAATCCCCTTCTGGTCTGTGTTTTTTCCAACCTGGATTGAAGTTTGACCAGAGAACAAAAGCGACTGCTGCCTTGTGTCTGTTGAACTCTTGCTAATCTTTCCTTCGACAGCTGGGGCATCCTGTTCTCGCACCCGCGGGACTACACTCCGGTCTGCACCACCGAGCTCGGGCGAGCAGCCATGCTGAGTCCACAGTTTGCTAAGCGCAATGTGAAGCTGATCGGCCTGTCCATCGATAGTGTTGAGGAGCACCACGGCTGGAGCAAGGTAGACACATACACCTCCTCACCTCCTGCGTAGCCGCTAGCAGTCAATCACCTATCAAGCCATAAATGCTAATCACTTAGTTAaagtgacttttttcttttttttttataaaatttgaaatttatgTCATTTTCCCTACATGTACTATCAAtaaggagacttttttttttgaggatgCAAATTAATATGTCGTTTGGCTCAGTAACACTATTAGCAcgtaaaaaaagtaaagaataaaactgtgctgttagagtaaaataatcaatgatgcagtgctgtgatgaagcggagttactgttacaaccccaaagttgattattttgcagTTTCCCCCAGAATTAATAAAGAATCTCTCTATCTACACTGCACAAAGTGGCATCTTagtaagtgaaaatatcttgaatataatcaggtttatctagtatttcttattacaacaaaccaaatataagattattaaaaccTAGTTCTAGACATTTGTACTAAttccaagcttgaaatagtcttgttctattggcagatcattttccatccctcccttcctccatccatccctccctccatccatccctccccccctccatccatccatccatccatccatccatcccagcatgtcctgaactgttttattcctcttaaaccaaaGCAATTCAGTAACAATTacagttttgtatttattaacgaatgaaacatcatatttttatccatatatagttgcatttaatgttgtccaCTAAACAAGAAACCAGCCTTGAAGATGTTGCTaaagctttacttctgactgttacaaagcgctgacactggagactccttccataaatgttacataaacatctccatacagTAAACGTCACCATATTAATGATCCgaatgagctgtttctatagaaactcgaatgtattagaatgagcgcattaatatatagaaaatcaatcaacagattctgaccaatcagaatccagaattcaacagtgctccagtataaaaaaaaaaagatcaagatGCAAATTTATCATCATGGAAAAAGCTTCAAACAGGACATTGTTAACTATAAGCATTCCTTTAGTAGTCCGCTACATGAGGTCTGGAGCTTCAGtgcaaaattcaaaattaaacaaagttcAGACTCTTGGCTCTACATTTGAGGTAAGAAGGAAATTCCACAAACTTGatcttttgatttaaaaaaaaaaaaaccctggccATGACACTCACTAGCTCTTGTAGCTTCCATTCATTGCTAACTATGTTATATtcctcagatgaggatgggttgcTTTTTTAcgtctgcttcctctcaaggtttcctcctcatatcttctcagggagttttttttcttgccaccgtcgcctctggcttgctcactagagacaaagacaaagtcataaatttaaaatgtatatcctgaatttatatcaTTCtctgaagctgctttgtgacaatatccattgttaaaaacgttatacatataaaatggaattgaattagATTTTTGGTGTAGACTGATGATTTAAGCTCACCACTGATGGTTTTTTAGGACATCCTGGCCTATAATAATGACGAGACCGTCTCCAGGTTCCCGTTTCCCCTCATAGCAGATGCTAAGCGTGAGCTGGCCGTGGAGCTGGGCATGCTGGACCCTAATGAGAAAGATCAGACCGGTATGCCGCTCACCGCCCGATGCGTGAGTATAACTCGACTCCATCAAAGTTTAGTACGAATAAAATGCCACGTACGTACATGCTGTACGAAAGATTAACGGAATTATATTTACGGAGTCATGCTAAAAGTTTGTGTGCATAAGCAAATAATTCGTTGGTTGTAACCACAGTGTGTAAACAATTTCCTATAAATTGAGATTATTTATTCTAATCTCTGTCTATCTCGTTGGTTAAGGTGTTTGTGATCGGTCCTGATAAGAAGTTAAAGCTCTCGCTCCTCTACCCGGCCACTACGGGCCGAAACTTTAACGAGATTCTACGAGTGGTTGATTCCTTGCAGTTAACAGCGCATCACCGTGTGGCTACGCCTGTAGACTGGAAGGTGAGAGGGAGAACCTGTTGTGCTTTATATTTGTGGTGTGCAAAACAGTTTTTAATCACACTCCTGCACTGAACATTTTCTAACgaattattatattttccaaaatatgaCCAAATTAGTCCGTGAtgcagaccaggataaagcatttactgaagattaTACCACGgcgctgctgaatcctggattctgattggtcagaaggtgtaggaacagcagctctggcactagtgcagctgcaaattacagagttatattaata
This genomic interval from Pangasianodon hypophthalmus isolate fPanHyp1 chromosome 4, fPanHyp1.pri, whole genome shotgun sequence contains the following:
- the LOC113547286 gene encoding peroxiredoxin-6 produces the protein MNSCYVTPVTRHQKACVARALHLLLLLLLLSSIMPAPLLGDVFPNFEAETTIGKIRLHDYLGDSWGILFSHPRDYTPVCTTELGRAAMLSPQFAKRNVKLIGLSIDSVEEHHGWSKDILAYNNDETVSRFPFPLIADAKRELAVELGMLDPNEKDQTGMPLTARCVFVIGPDKKLKLSLLYPATTGRNFNEILRVVDSLQLTAHHRVATPVDWKPGDRVMVPPSIPEEEAKSLFPAGVYTKELPSGKKYLRYTPQP